A single window of [Clostridium] hylemonae DSM 15053 DNA harbors:
- the fliB gene encoding flagellin lysine-N-methylase, with protein sequence MEKARKDRKDMRYTIPDYYRQFRCAAGQCEDTCCAGWQIQIDERSLGRYARLKGRAGRKLRRSIRWRQRIFRQKEGKRCVFLNQDNLCDMYTELGEKSLCRTCRLYPRHIEEFEGIREITLSLSCPVVARLLMNREEPAAFPACEKDGEEEYEEFDLLLYSALADAREVILDILQNRAVPAQAREQRMLALADEVEKNYMEGALFSCQELFDAPGRAEAAGKPGGAENNEARMGRRFCFMKKMFAFLDTLELLREDWKSCLDETRALLYSQADAGYAATCLEFGAWMKRYMPMWEIQSEQILVYFISVYFCGAVYDGRISAKAKLAAVSRMIIEEMLMARWIKNEKTLDTEDIVETVYRYAREVEHSDKNVNRLESLMEKVPSNLTSYVSGFVPPCTV encoded by the coding sequence TTGGAAAAAGCCAGAAAGGACAGGAAAGATATGCGATATACAATACCAGATTATTACCGCCAGTTCCGGTGCGCGGCAGGGCAGTGCGAGGATACGTGCTGCGCGGGATGGCAGATCCAGATAGATGAGAGGTCCCTTGGAAGATACGCCAGGCTGAAGGGAAGAGCAGGGAGGAAGCTGCGCAGGTCCATCAGGTGGCGTCAGAGGATATTCAGGCAGAAGGAAGGAAAGCGCTGTGTATTTCTAAATCAGGACAACTTGTGTGATATGTATACAGAACTCGGTGAAAAGAGTCTGTGCAGGACGTGCCGCCTCTATCCGAGACATATAGAGGAATTTGAAGGCATACGGGAGATCACCCTGTCGCTGTCCTGCCCTGTTGTGGCCAGGCTCCTCATGAACAGAGAAGAACCGGCGGCTTTTCCTGCCTGTGAAAAGGACGGGGAGGAGGAGTATGAAGAGTTCGACCTGCTGCTGTATTCGGCGCTGGCAGACGCAAGGGAAGTGATCCTTGATATCCTCCAAAACCGCGCTGTTCCTGCGCAGGCGAGAGAACAGAGAATGCTTGCCCTTGCCGATGAGGTGGAGAAAAACTACATGGAAGGAGCTCTTTTCTCCTGTCAGGAACTATTCGATGCGCCCGGCAGAGCGGAAGCTGCCGGGAAGCCGGGAGGAGCGGAGAATAATGAAGCGCGGATGGGCCGGCGGTTTTGTTTTATGAAGAAGATGTTTGCCTTCCTTGACACGCTGGAGCTTCTGCGCGAAGACTGGAAAAGCTGTCTGGATGAGACGAGAGCTCTCCTGTATTCTCAAGCGGACGCAGGCTATGCCGCGACATGTCTGGAGTTTGGCGCGTGGATGAAAAGATATATGCCGATGTGGGAGATACAGTCGGAGCAGATACTCGTCTATTTTATCTCCGTGTATTTCTGCGGCGCGGTCTATGACGGCCGGATCAGCGCAAAGGCGAAGCTGGCCGCGGTGAGCCGTATGATCATTGAGGAGATGCTCATGGCGCGCTGGATAAAAAACGAAAAGACACTGGATACGGAGGACATAGTCGAGACCGTATACCGCTATGCAAGAGAGGTGGAGCACTCGGATAAAAATGTGAACAGACTGGAGAGCCTAATGGAGAAAGTCCCGTCAAACCTTACATCCTATGTAAGTGGTTTCGTGCCGCCATGTACGGTATAA
- a CDS encoding MATE family efflux transporter: MRRGTHNTNQITEGVIWKQLLIFFFPIVFGTFFQQLYNTIDTIIVGHFVGKEALASVGGSSTQIVNLIVGFFTGLSSGASVIIAQFYGAKNKHALNESLHTAYAFSAAGSIAIGILGFVLAPRLLMWMNTPAELMADSTVYLRIYFAGILFVFIYNMGSGILRASGDSRHPLYYLIVCCMLNIVLDTVFIVVFHMGVTGAAAATLLSQAVSALLVTLRLTRAETILKLSFTHIRIHGPILRSLLRIGLPAGFQSVMYNISNTMIQASLNTFGTDTSAAWSVYNKLDGLFWMMSGAFGIAITTFVGQNYGAGKTDRVKKSVRVCLGIDLLFSGILVVFFMVLRIPLFGIFTSDPEVIRLGSWMLALITPCYIFYVFLEVLSGALRGIGDVIIPLIITMCGTCLLRIIWIAGALKFRPAVDTIIFSYPVSWIISALMFLFYYSYRKRRLV; the protein is encoded by the coding sequence ATGAGACGGGGGACTCATAATACAAATCAAATTACGGAAGGTGTCATCTGGAAACAGCTTCTGATCTTCTTTTTTCCGATCGTATTTGGTACATTTTTTCAGCAGCTTTATAACACGATAGACACGATCATCGTCGGCCATTTTGTCGGTAAAGAGGCGCTTGCCAGCGTGGGCGGCTCTTCCACTCAGATCGTCAATCTGATCGTCGGCTTCTTTACCGGACTCTCCTCCGGAGCGTCCGTCATCATCGCGCAGTTTTACGGTGCAAAAAATAAGCACGCCCTGAACGAGAGTCTTCACACCGCGTACGCCTTCTCCGCCGCCGGGAGTATCGCTATCGGAATTCTCGGGTTTGTGCTTGCCCCAAGGCTGCTTATGTGGATGAATACGCCGGCAGAACTGATGGCGGACTCCACAGTCTATCTCCGCATTTATTTTGCAGGGATCCTCTTTGTCTTCATCTACAATATGGGCTCAGGGATCCTCCGCGCTTCAGGGGATTCCAGACACCCTCTGTACTACCTGATCGTGTGCTGCATGCTGAACATCGTGCTGGACACCGTATTTATCGTCGTCTTTCACATGGGCGTAACCGGAGCGGCGGCCGCCACCCTGCTTTCCCAGGCGGTGAGCGCACTGCTTGTGACTTTACGTCTCACCCGGGCAGAGACGATATTGAAGCTGTCATTTACCCACATCCGCATACACGGCCCGATCCTAAGATCGCTGCTGCGCATCGGGCTGCCCGCCGGCTTCCAGTCTGTGATGTACAATATCTCCAACACGATGATACAGGCATCACTGAACACATTCGGAACCGACACGTCCGCCGCCTGGTCCGTGTACAACAAGCTGGACGGCCTTTTCTGGATGATGAGCGGCGCCTTCGGCATAGCCATAACCACCTTCGTAGGGCAGAATTACGGAGCAGGAAAAACAGACCGGGTGAAAAAAAGCGTCCGCGTCTGTCTCGGCATTGACCTGCTCTTCTCCGGAATCCTCGTCGTCTTTTTTATGGTGCTCCGCATCCCTCTCTTTGGCATATTTACGTCTGACCCGGAAGTCATACGGCTTGGCTCCTGGATGCTTGCCCTCATCACGCCGTGTTATATCTTCTACGTGTTTCTGGAAGTATTATCCGGCGCCCTGCGGGGGATCGGAGATGTCATCATACCGCTCATCATCACGATGTGCGGTACGTGCCTGCTGAGGATCATATGGATCGCCGGCGCCCTGAAGTTCCGCCCTGCCGTAGACACGATAATCTTCAGCTATCCGGTATCATGGATCATATCAGCCCTTATGTTCCTCTTTTATTATTCCTACCGGAAACGAAGGCTTGTATAA
- a CDS encoding endonuclease III domain-containing protein, with translation MTKKKLALEIIERLKKEYPDAGCTLDYDHAWKLLVSVRLAAQCTDARVNVVVEDLYEKYPDVEALASAPPEEIEEIVRPCGLGKSKARDISACMKILRDEYGGNVPDDFDALLKLPGVGRKSANLIMGDVFKKPAIVTDTHCIRLVNRMGLVDGIKEPKKVEMALWKIIPPEEGSDFCHRLVYHGRDVCTARTKPFCDKCCLADICKKAGV, from the coding sequence ATGACAAAGAAGAAATTAGCACTGGAAATAATCGAACGTTTAAAGAAGGAGTATCCGGACGCCGGCTGTACGCTGGACTACGACCATGCGTGGAAGCTCCTTGTCAGTGTCCGTCTGGCGGCACAGTGTACAGACGCCAGAGTCAACGTAGTTGTGGAGGACCTGTATGAAAAATATCCGGATGTGGAAGCGCTTGCTTCGGCGCCGCCGGAGGAGATCGAAGAGATCGTGAGGCCATGCGGGCTCGGTAAGAGCAAGGCGCGTGACATCAGCGCGTGTATGAAGATATTGAGAGATGAGTATGGCGGGAACGTACCGGACGATTTTGACGCATTGTTAAAGCTGCCGGGGGTCGGGCGCAAAAGCGCCAATCTCATCATGGGCGACGTGTTCAAGAAGCCGGCGATCGTGACAGATACACACTGTATCCGGCTGGTGAACCGGATGGGCCTTGTCGACGGCATCAAAGAGCCGAAGAAGGTAGAGATGGCGCTCTGGAAGATCATACCGCCGGAAGAAGGCAGCGACTTCTGCCACCGCCTCGTTTATCATGGACGGGATGTATGTACGGCGAGGACCAAACCATTTTGTGACAAATGCTGTCTGGCCGATATCTGCAAAAAAGCGGGCGTATAG
- a CDS encoding DUF6483 family protein, translated as MDFEQDYVMRLVKDLVRFLMQLITGKPQFRYETDAEEPSPCGDDYTRIIAMADAGRINEAENLLYENLDTDNEDYLLMGLSFYSHINDYKDDFLLESNYSREEIKDGIENFVKEYGVTGLETFYSSALRLI; from the coding sequence ATGGATTTTGAACAGGATTATGTCATGAGGCTGGTCAAAGACCTGGTGCGCTTTCTCATGCAGCTCATCACAGGTAAGCCCCAGTTCCGGTATGAGACAGACGCCGAAGAACCATCGCCGTGCGGCGACGACTATACCCGCATCATCGCAATGGCTGACGCGGGCAGGATAAACGAGGCTGAAAACCTCCTCTATGAGAATCTGGATACGGATAACGAAGACTATCTGCTCATGGGCCTGTCCTTCTACTCACATATCAATGATTATAAAGATGATTTTCTGCTGGAATCCAACTACTCCAGAGAAGAGATCAAAGATGGTATCGAAAACTTTGTAAAAGAATACGGCGTTACAGGACTTGAGACGTTCTATTCTTCCGCCTTAAGGCTGATATAA
- a CDS encoding DUF6773 family protein: MKKTVDERQELELMKIERAGFWVLFFALTADILLKVLFFQVPVQELIGEHIAFFAGCITIIAGCTKRGLWTYYSVPCLRDYLVHSLAATVIFTILFAAAMALRGVRHLAGITLAFAVFIFLLMFGVLAAMGEYTKRKQRKLDDTYGDD; the protein is encoded by the coding sequence ATGAAAAAAACAGTCGATGAAAGACAGGAACTGGAATTGATGAAGATAGAACGGGCCGGCTTCTGGGTATTATTCTTTGCCCTGACCGCGGATATATTACTTAAGGTACTGTTCTTTCAGGTTCCGGTGCAGGAGCTTATCGGGGAACACATCGCGTTTTTTGCGGGCTGCATCACGATCATAGCCGGATGCACAAAGAGGGGGCTGTGGACTTATTATTCTGTCCCCTGTCTCAGGGATTATCTCGTTCACAGCCTTGCGGCGACTGTGATCTTTACTATTTTGTTTGCCGCCGCCATGGCTCTGCGCGGTGTCCGTCATCTGGCAGGAATCACGCTGGCCTTTGCCGTATTTATCTTTCTGCTCATGTTCGGAGTGCTGGCCGCCATGGGGGAATACACGAAAAGAAAACAGAGGAAACTGGATGACACATATGGAGACGATTAG
- a CDS encoding SGNH/GDSL hydrolase family protein, whose amino-acid sequence MEGQTKLLFLGDSITDADHNLDGDPDSLGDGYVRIIAERIKDRGVCFVNKGHDGFTVPALLRMLDADCISAAPDVVTVLIGCNDAGIEMHTQRTLKQQKFEENYGRLIRRIRTETAARILCMGPFIFAEPARYRRWFPVIEEAEAIERKMALRYGAEFLPLHNVLNRAADAEGTGEITVDGIHLNRRGARIVAEEWLALYKPSFPVGIIKEEHKG is encoded by the coding sequence ATGGAAGGACAGACAAAGCTGCTTTTTCTAGGAGACAGTATAACAGATGCAGATCATAACCTGGACGGGGATCCTGACAGCCTCGGGGATGGTTATGTCCGCATAATAGCGGAACGGATAAAGGACCGGGGAGTATGTTTCGTCAATAAGGGACATGACGGTTTTACAGTGCCGGCACTTCTGAGGATGCTCGATGCCGACTGCATATCAGCCGCCCCTGATGTGGTGACGGTGCTGATAGGCTGCAATGACGCGGGGATAGAGATGCATACCCAAAGGACGCTGAAGCAGCAGAAGTTTGAAGAAAATTACGGGCGGCTCATCAGAAGGATCCGGACAGAGACAGCGGCCAGGATACTCTGTATGGGACCGTTCATATTTGCGGAACCGGCCAGATACCGCCGCTGGTTTCCTGTCATTGAGGAGGCGGAGGCCATAGAACGTAAGATGGCATTGAGATATGGAGCGGAGTTTCTCCCGCTCCACAACGTGCTGAACCGTGCCGCGGACGCAGAAGGGACCGGTGAGATCACAGTGGATGGGATCCACCTGAACAGACGAGGCGCCCGGATCGTGGCTGAGGAATGGCTTGCCTTATACAAGCCTTCGTTTCCGGTAGGAATAATAAAAGAGGAACATAAGGGCTGA
- a CDS encoding ABC transporter ATP-binding protein translates to MKERILQVQGLRKYFGKNDNRTKALNGMTFDVLKGEFLGIMGKSGSGKTTLLNCIATALKPTEGKILLDGKDIGAFSDRQLADYRGSRIGYLYQEFELLDNLTGRENITLPMSIRHIDEEEGAARLAELTDYLEIGEVLDKFPAGMSGGEKQRVAAARALILDPEIVLADEPTGALDTQNARVLMQKLHGLNCEFGRTILMVTHDAGAASYCSRILFVQDGYIFHELRREFPHESQKNYYERILAAMAQLGGSADVF, encoded by the coding sequence ATGAAAGAGAGAATCTTACAGGTGCAGGGACTGCGCAAATATTTTGGGAAGAATGACAACAGGACAAAAGCGCTGAATGGAATGACCTTTGACGTACTGAAAGGGGAGTTCCTCGGCATTATGGGAAAGAGCGGTTCGGGCAAGACGACCCTTCTGAACTGTATCGCCACCGCGCTGAAGCCGACAGAGGGCAAGATCCTTCTGGACGGTAAGGATATAGGCGCCTTCAGCGACAGACAGCTGGCAGACTACAGGGGCAGCCGTATCGGTTATCTGTACCAGGAATTTGAACTGCTGGATAATCTGACCGGGAGGGAAAATATCACGCTTCCGATGTCGATCCGCCATATAGACGAAGAGGAAGGCGCGGCCAGACTGGCCGAGCTTACGGATTATCTGGAAATAGGAGAGGTGCTTGACAAATTTCCTGCCGGGATGTCGGGCGGAGAGAAGCAGAGAGTAGCGGCGGCCAGAGCGCTCATACTGGATCCGGAGATCGTTCTCGCCGACGAACCTACCGGAGCGCTTGACACACAGAATGCAAGGGTCCTTATGCAGAAGCTTCACGGATTGAACTGTGAATTTGGCCGGACGATACTGATGGTCACCCATGACGCCGGGGCGGCCAGCTATTGTTCCCGCATCCTGTTCGTGCAGGACGGTTACATTTTCCACGAACTGAGAAGAGAATTTCCGCACGAATCCCAGAAGAACTATTATGAAAGAATTCTTGCAGCCATGGCACAGTTAGGGGGGAGCGCGGATGTTTTTTAA
- a CDS encoding GyrI-like domain-containing protein — translation MEYEIVTLEEKTVVGLTARTNNTSPDMGAVIGGLWQKFYGDKVYDSICNKRDGKALGIYTDYAGDEKDDYTIMTGCEVSKAEEIPPEAAVKHIPAGKYARFVVKGELHKSVGAFWQKLWQMELDRAFTADFEEYQNSDPEHTEIHIYISLKAEE, via the coding sequence ATGGAATATGAAATTGTGACATTGGAAGAAAAGACAGTAGTCGGGCTGACGGCCCGCACGAACAATACGTCCCCGGATATGGGAGCCGTCATCGGCGGTCTCTGGCAGAAGTTTTACGGGGACAAGGTATATGACTCCATCTGTAATAAAAGGGATGGAAAAGCGCTTGGGATATATACGGATTACGCAGGGGATGAAAAGGATGACTATACGATAATGACAGGATGTGAGGTAAGCAAAGCAGAAGAGATTCCGCCGGAAGCTGCCGTAAAGCACATTCCGGCGGGAAAATATGCAAGATTCGTTGTAAAAGGCGAGCTCCACAAGTCAGTTGGGGCGTTCTGGCAGAAACTCTGGCAGATGGAACTTGACAGGGCGTTTACCGCGGATTTTGAAGAGTACCAGAACAGTGATCCGGAGCATACTGAGATTCATATTTATATCAGCCTTAAGGCGGAAGAATAG
- a CDS encoding helix-turn-helix transcriptional regulator gives MKNKKMKLARINMDMSQEDLARHVDVTRQTIGMIEAGKFNPSLRLCLAICRALGVTLNDLFWEEDEEYEKNSR, from the coding sequence ATGAAAAACAAGAAAATGAAACTTGCGAGGATCAATATGGATATGTCCCAGGAAGATCTTGCAAGGCACGTGGATGTCACCCGCCAGACTATCGGTATGATAGAGGCCGGGAAGTTTAATCCGTCGCTCAGACTGTGCCTCGCGATCTGCCGGGCGCTCGGTGTCACTTTAAACGATTTGTTCTGGGAGGAGGATGAGGAATATGAAAAAAACAGTCGATGA